Proteins from a genomic interval of Asticcacaulis sp. AND118:
- the ccmE gene encoding cytochrome c maturation protein CcmE, whose product MTFLPKSMKARRRLMIFLIAAPILVAGVALALFAMKDQVVYFYTPAQAYEAKAELHRTLRLGGLVKAGSVVKGAGGEVRFVVMDQKAEMTVHFKGDLPDLFREGQGVVCEGQRVSDDVFEARTVLAKHDETYMPKEVVKAIKEQGEWRPESAAKPDSKPFGEAK is encoded by the coding sequence ATGACCTTTCTTCCCAAATCGATGAAGGCGCGACGCCGCCTGATGATCTTCCTGATCGCCGCGCCGATACTGGTGGCCGGCGTGGCGCTGGCCCTGTTCGCCATGAAGGATCAGGTCGTCTATTTCTACACGCCGGCTCAGGCCTATGAGGCGAAGGCCGAACTGCACCGCACCCTGCGCCTCGGCGGGCTGGTCAAGGCCGGCAGCGTGGTCAAGGGCGCAGGCGGCGAGGTCCGTTTCGTTGTCATGGACCAGAAGGCCGAGATGACCGTGCATTTCAAGGGCGACCTGCCCGACCTGTTCCGCGAAGGGCAGGGCGTGGTCTGCGAAGGGCAGCGCGTCTCCGACGACGTGTTCGAGGCGCGCACCGTGCTGGCCAAGCACGATGAGACCTACATGCCCAAGGAGGTCGTCAAGGCCATCAAGGAACAGGGCGAGTGGCGGCCGGAAAGCGCCGCCAAAC